CCTGCTCCTCCTCTACCTGCTTCCATTTGATCTGGGTCTTCtgcagggaaagaaaaataatttaactTGCATTTTCAGTTTCTAGAAAGGCAGCTAAAACACTAGACTACAAAAATACTAgagcccatgaaagcttatgccacaatacataCGCTAGCCtaacattttttgttttcagttaGCAGATACAGTAtcattttgcaaagaggctttcTTGCACagtgccatcatcatcatcatcatcatcatatcatcTCATCTCCATCATCCCATCTCCATCATCCCATCCCCATCTCCATCATCCCATCCCCATCTCCATCATCCCATCCCCATCTCCATCATCCCATCCCCATCTCCATCATCCCATCCCCATCATCCCATCCCCATCATCCCATCCCCATCATCCCATCCCCATCATCCCATCCCCATCATCCCATCCCCATCATCCCATCCCCATCATCCCATCTCCATCATCCCATCTCCATCATCCCATCTCCATCATCCCATCTCCATCATCCCATCTCCATCATCCCATCTCCATCATCCCATCTCCATCatcccatctccatctccatcatcccatctccatctccatcatcccatctccatctccatcatcccatctccatctccatcatcccatctccatctccatcatcccatctccatctccatctccatcatcccatctccatctccatctccatctccatctccccatctccatctccatctccccatctccatctccccatctccatctccccatctccatctccccatctccatctccccatctccatctccccatccccatctccccatccccatctccccatccccatctccccatccccatctccccatccccatctccccatccccatctccatctccccatctccatctccccatctccatctccatctccccatctccatctccatctccccatctccatctccatctccatccccatctccatctccatccccatccccatccccatccccatctccatcatcatcatcatcatcatcatcgcctatctggccaatggccactctaggcgacttacaaaattgttaaaatacatttgataaatacagtaatacaatataaaaacaacacatttgcagcaacaatattaaaactgggcaggaggcatttcagttataacaattaaccctccccggataccccgaaggcctgctgaaagagccaggtctttaaggctttccaaaacacatttaaagaagaggcgtgccggagatcttgtgggagggagttccaaagagtgggggccgccactgagaatgccctctctcttgtacccgccaatgtggctgtttttgttggcgggattgagagaaggccctgtgtggccaatcttgtcgggcagcataattggtggcgttgaaggcgctccgtgagataaactgggccggaaccgtgtagggatttaaaggtcaataccaacaccttgaattgggctcggaaaacaactggtagccagtgtaggtcgaacaacactggtgtgatgtgatctcggcggcaactattcgtaagtagtcgagccgccgcattttgtatcagttgcaatttccggacagttttcaagggtaaccccacgtagagcgcattacagtagtccaaacgagaggtgaccagggcgtgtaccactagtgggagctgatgaacaggaaggtagggttgcagccttcatatgaaGTGCCATGTGGTTGTTAGTTCAGTCCTTTGCCCTCTTGCCAAATAGAAATCAGATGTTTATGTACATATATGGAGGTGGTTAGCTTTATTCTCAAGCTATGAAGTAGTATCAGATGGGCAGAGGACAAAAACACAAGACCATTAGAAGAAAGGAAGTTATGTGGTGTTAGATGTGTACCTGAAGACAAACATAGTATCTGAAGaactagggtgtgtgtgtgtgtgtgtgtgtgagagagagtgagtgagagagtgagagagagagagagagagagagagagagagagagagagaggcttaaaTGCTCTGTATCTTAGCAATAATGGGAAAGGAAGACAATTTTACCTGCAGATTCTCCTTTTGCTCTCTTGCCATTTGGATGAATAGTTCAAGATCAGTATTAAGCTTCTCTGTCAAGTCCTGAAAGGAAAGGCATGAGCAAAGGTTGCCaatgtggtgttctccagataTACCCCAGCAGCTCTCATCTGCTTCAGGAAGATGCATGTTATAGTCCAGctgtatctggagggcaccacgtttaCTACTGCTGCATTAGAGACAGTTCTGTCCCACTCTTTCCTAGGGTTTGTACTACTCAAAAGGTAGTTCTTTATTAGTCATGGGTCCAAACTAACTAATACAGATGAAACCCCCCCAAAACCAAATGGAACTTTTGGGGATGGGGTGCAGGGAAAGAATTAGGGAAGCTGTCTCCTAGGGAAAAACAGGTTCATTCTCACCGTTATTTCAGTCTGTGTCTTCttgttctcttctttttcttccagAATGTTGTCGTCTGTAACTGATTGGACTGCAATAAAATAACAAGACAGCTGTACACTTGCCCTCAATTTAGTAGAAGCATGGCCTCAATCCCATACTTTTAAAAGCTGTTTCGGGATTGCAGTGTCACCTATCCTTTGCAAGCAACCTAAAAGCATCAGTTTCAGACTTTAAAAGATTTCGTATCACATGGATCAGAGTGTGATCATACTGACAGGGACCATAAGCTCAGTGGTGAAGCATATGCTGTGCATGCAtctggttcaacccctggcatgtTCAGCTGAAGAAGCAGAACTGGAAAAGACTTTTTGCCCTAGACCTTAAGAGTGTGGCTGCCTGGCAGTAaataatcctgagctagatggaccaatagtccaaCTCAAAATGAAGGTATCTTCAAATGTTCACACTGATATTTAACCTGTCTTGAAACCCAGCTCATATTCCTTTTCACAAATTTCTCTATgcatacaataaagcaatttGTTTTTTGAGGGGTTGAGAAAAGGGCTACACCTGGTCCCAACACTGCCACATCACACTGGCCTTGCCTTAGATACTGCCACACATTTATTGGGCTATCTTGCAAGAACGACCTAAAAGTGTACAGTTGTAAATGTGTAGGTGTAGGCTCTGTGCAGCCAGGATCCCTGATCACATGGAGTCTCAATAGCATGGAGGGTCTACATGTTTGCACTCTCCCCTTCATGTGTTCAGTGTAGGAACATGCAAAAAAACGAGAGAATCATAGGAACCTTGATATGAGAGGTTTCAGTTCCATGAAGCTGTTTGGGGAAAATGGTAGGAAAAAAGTTCAAATGGAAAGAAGAGAATACTAGAAGTATGTACAGTGCAACAGCAGAGAACCATTGGTGGTTAATATATACCTGGGCCACAGTTCCTGGTTTCCAGGATCAACATGCATCTTTCCTGAAATTTCTTCAGCTTCTGATTTTCTTGTTCCAGACTATCAAACTGTTCCTTCATTTCCTTCATATCTTTCTGCAAGTACAGAACCCAAATAAGCAGAGCACCAGTTTCTGCTAGGCCTTCAAGCATCTGggagcttgcttgcttgcctagTGGAGGGACAAAACTGCCCAATAAAGGGAagtaggctccccccccccaagcagacTACTGACATGAGTATTCATTAACTCTATTTCTACAAGCTGATTTCTTGGACTGCCTTTATGAAACCCGTTTAAATCTGGTAACATATTTAGATAACCTCACAGGTCTGAAAAATAGTTTTGATacagacacactgtggaccaTTGTGCAAATACAGCCTGACGAGCAGATGCAGGCACAATATACCTCAGTAATGGGGGGAGATGAGAACAATCAGGTCAATGGCATGAAGGGAGAAGATTTTACCCTCTGATCCCATGCCAGTCCTGATCCAGACCCCTTTCTCCTGCTGATATGTCCCAAAGGAAAGTGGTAGCATCCATGCCTGGGGGCAGGAAGTTGGGGTTGACAGACAATCTAAACTCAGATTGTGGCACTGACAAAGGGCCAAACCAGCACTCCCtatcctggtgtcctccagattttcattcattcattagatttatatcctgcccttacctcccagtaggagcccagagtggtatTTTCCTGGGctataagtcccatcatccctaattatTAGCCATACTGGTTGGGTCTGATGGGTGTTGTACCCGGTCCCCATCATCATCTggggggcatcaggttggggaaagctaacCAAAACCATCTCCCCTCCGCACTACAATCCAGACAGTCTCCTCCAGTAAACAGGACCAATCGTATGCTTGAAATCGCATATAGTTGACCCTGTTTCAAGAGGTATTTTGTGCCTGCATCTACTCGTTAGACTGCATGAACCCAACAACACAATATAGTTCTCAACAGGCCTAAAGTATTAACTttgaaaaaggaataaattattatttattaaatttatatcccacccttccaccctgaaggagcccaggaatACAGGATACGTACAATACAGCTATCACTCCCAAACTGAAAAGCATTCCAGTACAGCTATGGACGAATGGCAATCTGTGTGGAGCATCAATCCCATTTTGCTTTCAGTGACAATGTGTGCTGCATCTGTCCCCATTTGTCTAGCCCTTGCCACATGCCATATTCAGCAATACATGCAAAATATTTTCCAAAGAATAATGCAACCTGGTTCTGATTTTATCCTAAATGTCCTAGGGTCTTTCCTCTTCTAGGCCCCATTAAGCCTACTTTGCACTGAAACCCTCTGAGCAGCATATATGCCATTTGTGCTCAGTACAGCATATAAGAgcttgacagaaagaaaacagtaGCCACAACAGTCATTGTCAAAGCGTTTATAACATTATCAAAAGATACTAGTTTTCAGAGTAGTGCTATCTTTCCTTTTTGAGTCCCTGAGATAAATctgtcaacagctactagccttGATAACTAAACAGAGCCTCCAAGCTAagaagcagtgtgcctctgaatatcagttgcaggTGGGTAACAACAGGGAAGGGCCATTGTCTTTATGCCACGGGTGGGGCACATTCCCACCCGACCCACATCCTTTCTTCCCCAGCCTTCCCTGGCAGCCTGGTTACTGTTGGAAACAAGATACAGGCCAAGATGGACTCTTCTGCCTAATCTAGCAGGACTCAGGAATGCAGTCAAAACCtcatcacttccagacaacctgttttttgagcattcaccattatttgtttgcacaaagtttgtgaagAGGTTATATAATTCCCGCTGTTTATTGAACATGCGTTGTGGTTTGTTTGTATcctgtcttctcttcttccaggcattttaggatgtatttttaaattgttttttttgttaagtgtttttaaatttgtatatttgtttttaatgtttttaattgttgtaaaccacccagagagctttggctatggggtggtatacaaatgtaataaataacaacaacaacaacaacaacaacaacaacaataataataataatactatacAAATGCAAGATACAAGCTTGATCCTACTTAACAATAGTCCTGTTCTGACATGGGAATGTGGAATGAGATCTCCTTGAAAGCAGCAAACCACACATGGTAGAGATCATTTTATGATAACCCGAACCAAGTTTGCTCCCTACCTGCATTTCCATCAACTTTAAGCTCAATTCACATTTAGCAGATTCCAATAGCTTGTTCTTTTTTCTGAGTTCAGCCTCCCGTCTGTATCTATTGTTCATAGGGCTACAGAATCAAAAACATCTCACTGATGCATCATGGATGGGCAGTTTATCTGCACTGAACATTCAGAATAAGAGCACTCGCTACACTGTAGATAGAAAGAGGTAAAATATACATGACCTGGGTTTAAGACAGGATAGGCAGAAGGTGGGTTTGGATGTACCAATAACTCTCCAAGTGATTTAACCAGGTAAGGATttttgactcccaattgtttaacaatagcagcagcaaagtcactccctcccccccacccccattctaaaTTATACTGCAAACGAAGAAAGCTTTGGGGGGTCTGCTAGAGTGTAATTTTGTATGGCATGGCAGTGAGCTCTATTTAGTTCTGATCATCAAACTCCCGGGCTTAAAATTCTTTTAACATTTAAGTGTATGGCTTCTGCACCAGGCTATGGTTGAAACACAAAGCAGATCCACCAAGGATAGAGTctttccatccctggtttaagATATTCCCCACATTGGGCCCTAATCAAGAAGCACAAACAGTGTCTGCAGCCATGCTATTTACTTTTCTTGGAAGTTCCTGTGGCCACCCTGGATTCAGCAGTACTAATTTGgcataagagatggattgattccataaaagaagccacagacctgaacttacaagatctgaacaaggtggtttataacagatgctgttggaggtcgccgattcatagggtcgccataagtcataatcaacttgaaggcataaaaCAACAATTTGGTATATCTGCACAGTTGAACTGTATagcggttttaaaaaaaatcataatgcaATCAAAACATTTAAATACGTCATGATATTTATATAGTAGTCAGCATTTTCAAAACACAATCACAattcaataaatattaatttaattGCAATCAATTCATGCATGGTATATTGCTGTGAAGGGGTAGGGGATGACAGGAAGAAAGAACAAGGAACTAGGTAAGAAGTTTTGCCTTCAGGCACTCACCTTTGTGCAATTGCTATTGCTGCTTTCTTAGGTGGTGGCAGTGTTGCTTTCTTAGCTGTCTTCATGAGCCTTAACAGGAGTTGAATATAGATATTTGTTAGCTTTTATTACAAAAACCAAACCAACTAACAGCTTGATCCTCcaaacattttcattttttaaatccaATATTGCTGCATACCATTTGGCACATGTCATCAAGAGTAGGAACTCCAGGGAAGTAAAACATTATGATAAACCTCCTAAGACTACAAGCTGTTCAACACAGGAACAGACTGCATCAGGAGGCAGTGGTATTAAAAAAGAAGCTCATTGGCAGAGGCTTGATGGCAATCTATCAGTGATATTGGAATGGCAGCCTGTACTGGAGATCCTACTTTAAGCAGGGGACTGGATTAGATCACCTCCAATGCTATTAGTTTTATTGATTCCACAATTAAGCAGTAAATTTGTTGAGAAAAGTCAAGCAGTCATGTTTATTGTGAACACCATGATTTCacactttatttattaaaagcattATACAACACATTTCCATTAAAAGAAATGCTCAAAGCAGTCTACACATCTACAAAAAACCCAAAGAGAGAGCACCATTAATAATAAAATAGAGAAAAGGCAGTCATGAATTAAATACTCACTCTGGGTCTCCCTGACATGTCAATGTATCAGCTGGGAAAAGAGAGGCCTTCCTTGGTAAGGAGTCCAAAAGCTAGGAATGGCCTTGGAGAAaggtctctttctccctccccaccccccaatgtCCCAGCCAAGTGCAACTCACGTGTCAGTGACACACTGAGTAGAGCCTCCATAGAAAACCTCAGGGGTAGAACTACACTTttacctagagatgtgaaggcctgggaaaaaacctggaaatttttttgggggggaaataatttttttccaggccttcgcATCTTTATTTTTACTTACCTTTGATTTGTGTCTTTGAGGGCACCACGCACATGAACATTTTCCCCAAAAGCAAAATCAGGGACTTTTAGGGGCTCCAGGTCAGTTGATTTCTTaagacattgcttttttgaatgAAGTGACATCTGTGTATCTGAAAATAAAGCATCTGTTTAAAAATGAAGGCTAAAAAAAATGTTAATTCAATCATCAAAGGTAGTGACCACATCTCCCTCAGTCTCTACATTTAAACAACATCCAAAGATTCACCTCGTCTCCCAGGCTTTTCATAAAAACCCACGGCCAAACCAGGCTAACATGGTAAATATTTTGGCCTTTATTTGATTGATGTTACTTCAATGAAGGTCTGGGCTatgattgccaggtcagaagcatcccaaaatctgagatttcaggggcgggcccaagtgatgtcagggggttgggcccaagtgatgtcacggggcaggccatagtgatgtcattaagtatgatacattaagcatcaatcacagttgcttggagcacacaattaaaaaaaaacttttctccgACTGGAAAtcttaagatagaaatcttagctaaaagatggagcctggatagggaacatttaatctagcctatttgctttcaGCAAAGAAGGTTTAAGtggcctcaggccaggccagtcacaagaaggccattgtaagaagaaaggagcctagtgttgtggagatattatatgggagcactcaggagtaaagctggatgcccctgaaggctgcaattctaaacacactaagggactaagccctacagaattcaacaggatttacttctgagtagatagtctggattgtgctgttggtaaagcttgactagggaccctctgcaaagacatccatatccagcagggttggcaactccctgcctggaatgccctgcccttatcttttaacatggctgctccaaacttctttacagatttgacccttcacttcagaaagagatctgagaaatgagtaagaagattctctgccctttctgtctaccctgtgggtggCCAAaatctcactttgacagccaacccaattccagtaagtaataattgacagagggaaaacacacatggtttggtcttccTTCACAggtagcagcttgggaacaacaaatgcagccacatttccaaatatgtgaattctcttttatcactattgggcaagaaacaaaccgtcatgcaaccaaaaaGGTGCaccatcaatgggttttagggggttgagctgagcgcatggaaccactgctgttgcttctatgggtaaatgaaatgcaaacagaaaaagacaaaagacagtgatcctttcctaaatgcaataccataccaaccacaacaagattcctgagtaaggcagaaatctcagcatcccacaaccagtcaggattcataaccaaaagccaaaactaaaaaaatcctggcagccagtcagccaaggtcacagaaatccccatgcagcacaacctgacccatgggctgcagttaatgcagaatgctgtggtacaattgctgacatgagtgacatcctgtcagcacataacacctctgttctgaaatctgcattggttgctgatttgctaccaggctaagttccaggtgtgctttctatgttatggGGGCCACaatagtgcttgttctgctcttgtaagaaatcagtcctgtaatgtggcagcacctacgctttggaactccttgcctattgacattaggcagacccctgttttcagcacctgctaaaatcatttttgtttaggcaagcctatccaggcaggtagaagctattgtgttttaaaatatgtttttaactcattactggttttattattttgaatgttttaaaatacctgtctttaactgtttttgccaataattttattgttttaattctttctgtaaactgctttgagattttttttaccataaagcggtatataaatgttgtaaataaaatacataaataaattttggagtcactgtggcccgtgagtctctttccacttttaggaacaaaggaat
This DNA window, taken from Rhineura floridana isolate rRhiFlo1 chromosome 2, rRhiFlo1.hap2, whole genome shotgun sequence, encodes the following:
- the LOC133377412 gene encoding small kinetochore-associated protein-like isoform X3 — protein: MENENSKIPVYSFQHPKVIGMPKDTQMSLHSKKQCLKKSTDLEPLKVPDFAFGENVHVRGALKDTNQRLMKTAKKATLPPPKKAAIAIAQSPMNNRYRREAELRKKNKLLESAKCELSLKLMEMQKDMKEMKEQFDSLEQENQKLKKFQERCMLILETRNCGPVQSVTDDNILEEKEENKKTQTEITDLTEKLNTDLELFIQMAREQKENLQKTQIKWKQVEEEQAHFLEQQQSFHREMEDLFAILDQEDNLLNSS
- the LOC133377412 gene encoding small kinetochore-associated protein-like isoform X2 encodes the protein MPGGEVVENRCCQALNMENENSKIPVYSFQHPKVIGMPKDTQMSLHSKKQCLKKSTDLEPLKVPDFAFGENVHVRGALKDTNQRLMKTAKKATLPPPKKAAIAIAQSPMNNRYRREAELRKKNKLLESAKCELSLKLMEMQKDMKEMKEQFDSLEQENQKLKKFQERCMLILETRNCGPVQSVTDDNILEEKEENKKTQTEITDLTEKLNTDLELFIQMAREQKENLQKTQIKWKQVEEEQAHFLEQQQSFHREMEDLFAILDQEDNLLNSS
- the LOC133377412 gene encoding small kinetochore-associated protein-like isoform X4 — translated: MSLHSKKQCLKKSTDLEPLKVPDFAFGENVHVRGALKDTNQRLMKTAKKATLPPPKKAAIAIAQSPMNNRYRREAELRKKNKLLESAKCELSLKLMEMQKDMKEMKEQFDSLEQENQKLKKFQERCMLILETRNCGPVQSVTDDNILEEKEENKKTQTEITDLTEKLNTDLELFIQMAREQKENLQKTQIKWKQVEEEQAHFLEQQQSFHREMEDLFAILDQEDNLLNSS
- the LOC133377412 gene encoding small kinetochore-associated protein-like isoform X1; translation: MRGDALTSEQTPWKLMQFTSKRIHTASLHLVSSHCNPLEQQPKSKRRRAKFVFRALNMENENSKIPVYSFQHPKVIGMPKDTQMSLHSKKQCLKKSTDLEPLKVPDFAFGENVHVRGALKDTNQRLMKTAKKATLPPPKKAAIAIAQSPMNNRYRREAELRKKNKLLESAKCELSLKLMEMQKDMKEMKEQFDSLEQENQKLKKFQERCMLILETRNCGPVQSVTDDNILEEKEENKKTQTEITDLTEKLNTDLELFIQMAREQKENLQKTQIKWKQVEEEQAHFLEQQQSFHREMEDLFAILDQEDNLLNSS
- the LOC133377412 gene encoding small kinetochore-associated protein-like isoform X5 codes for the protein MPGGEVVENRCCQVWGSGAQALNMENENSKIPVYSFQHPKVIGMPKDTQMSLHSKKQCLKKSTDLEPLKVPDFAFGENVHVRGALKDTNQRLMKTAKKATLPPPKKAAIAIAQSPMNNRYRREAELRKKNKLLESAKCELSLKLMEMQKDMKEMKEQFDSLEQENQKLKKFQERCMLILETRNCGPVQSVTDDNILEEKEENKKTQTEITDLTEKLNTDLELFIQMAREQKENLQKTQIKWKQVEEEQAHFLEQQQSFHREMEDLFAILDQEDNLLNSS